Part of the candidate division WOR-3 bacterium genome is shown below.
AGGTATTTTAATCCTTCATAGTTCATTATCTCATCACGGACATTATCTCCATAAGATATTCTTTCAGGTCTTACCGTTATTTTTATCTTACTCTTTCCCATTCCCTCTCCTGTCCCGCCAAAAATTTTGCATTCTTCCTCTCTTAATTTTTTTATATCCTCTTCTGCCCTAATTGCCCGCCACCACCATCGCATCATGCCCTTGAATTCTGAAGGTCTAAGTTCTGGAGTTCTCCCATCACCCCCTGCCATAAACATCGGAGTTATAACCCTACATTTTAAAATTAACTTATACATTTATGCCTCCCAAAAACAGTTTCTTATTCTCCACATATTCTTCTATCTTCTCCACCATCAACCAGCCTCCGTAAAAATCATTTCCCTCCTTTTCCTGATACTCCTTTCTTTCAGAGGCAGCTGAAATATCGCAAAGTTTAAGTAGATGATGAGCTAATGCTACCTGCATCCTTCTTTGATGCTGTTCCAATAAGCCACAACCCCTTGACCATTTCCTTAAGCCCCTTGCCATCTCTTTTAAGTCATTAATGATAAGATTCTTTGCCTCATCTGGAAATAAATTATTATCTAACTTAGAGGTCTCTTCATGCCAGATTATATTTCCTTCGTAATCAACTATATCCTCCAATATAGCCTGCACATCGGGTCTTTCAATATTGTCTCCAAGAAGCCCACTATCTGTATGATGAATGGCTACTGCAAAGCTAAGAGGTTCCCTTATATTTACAGGGAGAATTTTATAAAGGAGGGCTGCACCAATAGGTGCATGGGAAGGCAATTTTTTATTAGTCCCTAAGTTTTCCTGCCATTTGTAGGTGAGTTTTCCGAGGTCATGAAAGAAAATCATTTTCATAAAGGCTTCTTCTAAATGGTTATGCGGAATAACTCTTGAAATTGTAGTTTTAAACAGAGGATAAACAAGGCGAAATCTTTCCTCACACCTTTGAATATGCTCTATATAGTTTTCCCCTGGAGCACTAAATAAAATACCCGGCATCAGGCACCACCCCTTTAAGCTCATCATAATAATCACTTTCAAGGAGATAATAACTGAAAGGTGATATATCTTTTTTCTTATCTTTTTTCTTATCTTTTACCTCTTGAATCTCTAAACCCTTTTCTTGGTCAAAATTAATCTTATATTTTAAAACTCCATCCTTTAATAGTCTCCATCCAACTCTAAAGTCTACACTTATGGAATTATCCCTAATGTTTGTTTTATTAATTGCATCCTTAATCCTTTCTTCTTTTTTTCGCCCTTCACCTATTGAAAGGTTAACAACTACAAGGGTAATGGGTTTTCCCTCTCTAACCTGTATATTTGAAGGTTTAGAATCAGCATATAGAACACACTCATACAAGTCAATCAGGGTATCCCTTGCCTCATAATCATTTGCCTTGTAATCAAGGGTAGCATCAACAAAGGAGCAAACCTCGTTAAAGTTTTTGATATTGAAATTGCTATTATTTTGTAACCACTCGCTGGTCTTTTCTAAATGCTCTTTTTTGTATGGTAAATGCCCATTATCATCTTCAACATGGAAGATAATCATCTCTCCCTTTTCTCCTTCATATCTTGCGCATCTTCCAGCCCTCTGCACAAGTGAATCTGCTGGAGCTAATTCTGTAAGCAAAAGCTCTGCCGAAAAATCTATGCCTGCTTCAAGCACCTGAGTTGAGACTACTATGCCAGTTCCTTCTGGTTTTATAATTTTTCCGTCTTCTCTATGGGGCATAAGAGAAAGTGCCCTTGTTTCGTGTTTTTCTCTATCTTTTCTTGTAAACTGCGAATGAAGCAAGACTATCTCATTCTCCTCTAAATCAAGTCTCTTTTTAATTTCTTCATAAACCTTTTGAGCTCTACTTACCTGATTTAAAATTATCAGTGTCTTTTTGGATTTTATTTTTTGTAAGAGTTCATCTGAAAAATTCACTTCATTGCCTCTGACAAGAGGCTCTTCGCATAGGGTTATCTTTAGAGTTGAGTTTAAATCTATCTTCCCGATAATCTTCCTGCCTTCATCTATGTCAATATTTTCAAAAAGGCTATCCTCTAAGCTTTTAGGCATAGTAGCAGTCATAACTATGAAGGGAATATTACTTTTATGGAGTATCTCCATCAGGGCTCGCATTATGGCAAAGGTAAACTCATCTCTATACATATGAGCTTCATCAAATACCACCAGAGATGAGGCAATGGCACCAGCAGGCACATCAATATGTCTGCCTACCTGATGGCTTGACCTTGCAAAACCATAAAGAAACTGGTCAAGGGTTGTTACAACTATGTCTGCTATGAAAAAAGGTGAGTTGGGGAGGTCTCCATGCTGAACTTCAACTGTGATGTGGGGCGAAATTCTTTCTGCATACTTTTTGATCCTCTGAGCAATACTATTTACAAGCACCCTCATGGGTAAGACATAAATCAGCCTTGGAGCGATGAAAAAGTTTTTATCAATAAATTGAGATAAAAATGGAGCAAGAACTGCTTCTGTTTTACCTGAACCAGTGGAAGCCCTGATTAAGAGTGGAAATTCATTTTTATTGATTTTCTCCCATAATTCTTTTTGAAAATAACGGCATTTAAAATTAAAAAAATTAATATAAAAATTATTTACTTCTTCCATTAGTATCTTTATTCTATATTTTTATTATAAGTAATTAATAACTAATGAGTCAATATTTTATAAGTGATTTAAAAATTTATGTTTTCAAAACCTTTATAATACTTTATAATAAAATTATGAAGTTTTTATATCAGAGACTTATGATAAAAACAAGTATATTCTACTTTCTTGCAGGAACATTGATTGGTTTTTTTATGTTCCTTGGTTACAATTTTGAAAATTTTTCCTTCTTTTTTAAACTTAGAGAAGTCCACGCACATCTACTTTTTCTTGGATTTGTTATTCAGATGATAATGGGAGTTGGCTTATGGATGTTTCCAAGAAAAACACCACAGGAACCAGAAGAGAGAGTCAAATTATACAGAAAGGAAGAAAAACAGGGGCTTTCTCTCTACTTTCTTTTCAATTCTGGAACAGTATTGAGAAGTATTTTTGAAGGATTCATTCAATATAAAAATTTTTATTACCTTGCTCTTTCAGGCGTAATACTCCTCGTTTTATCCATATTTTACTTTTTTCTTTTAATTTTACCAAGAATAAGAAAACCCGGTAAATAATTTATCTTATAATTAGAAATCCTAAAAATGAGGTGAAAATATGACAAATTTAAATGAGCTTGATACAAAAATCATATATATATTTGAAAAGATAACGAACCTATCAAAGGTTTTATTCTGGAATATATCAAAGGAAACAGGTATATCACCTCTTGGAATTCAGGTAATATTATTTCTTGCTGAAAATCCAGCAGAAAGAGCCTTACCATCTTTTATATCCGAGGAACTGGGAGTAACAAGAGCTACACTTTCTGAAGCTCTAAAAACATTAATTAAAAAGGAATTAATAAAAGAGGAGAAAAGTAAAAAGGATAAGAGATACAAATTTTTAAAACTTACAGAAAGGGGAGAAAAAGTTTTAAATAAAATTCTCTCAGGTTACAGAGGCGAAATATCAAAGGGATTAAAAGCATTAAAATTAAGGGATAAAAGAGAACTTTATACTCTTTTACTAAAAATAATTTCAGAATTTCAAGATAAAAACGTTATAAGAATTTCAAGGATGTGCATTAACTGCGCAAATTTTGTAAAAAATGCCTTTCCTGACCCTGTTAAAAAACATTTATGTAAACTTACAGGCAAAAAACTTTCTGATTATGATATAAAAGTTAAGTGTGATTACAGTAAACCTATTTTTTAGTCTTTTCAAAAATTTTTTTATATTCACCGTAGCCTTCTTTTTCTAAATCTTCAAGGGGAATAAACCTTAAAGATGCTGAATTTATGCAGTATCTTAATCCAGTTGGTGCAGGACCATCATCAAATAAGTGTCCAAGATGGGAATCCCCGTGTTTGGACCTTACTTCAACCCTGACCATATTATGGGATGTATCAATTTTATAAATTAAATTATCCTCCTCAAGAGGTTTTGTAAAGGAAGGCCATCCACATCCAGAATCAAATTGATCAAGACTTGAAAACAAAACTTCGCCTGAAACAATATCAACATAAATACCAGGTCTATCATTTTTATAATATTCATTTTCAAAGGGTTTTTCAGTATAGTTTTCCTGTGTTACCTTATACTGAAGTTCTGTTAATTTTTTCTTTAATTCTTCCTTTGAGGGTTTTTTGTATCTCGGGTCTTTTTTGTATTTCAAGTTTTTTAACTTTTCTCTCCAAACATTCCATATAAATTTCTCTCTACCTGAAAAGTATTTGTAAAAACAGTATCTAATCGGTTCTTTCTTATAAAAATCCTGATGATAATCCTCTGCCTTATAAAATTTTTCAAATTTTTTTATTTCAGTAACAATTGGATTTTCAAAAATACCGGATTTTTCAAGTAATTCCTTTGATTTTTCAGCAAGGAATTTCTGTTCCTCATCATGATAAAAAATTGCTGTTTTATACTGCTCTCCTCTATCTGCAAACTGCCCTTCAGGATCAGTGGGGTCTATATGAGACCAGAAAACTTCTAATAAATCCTGATATGAAATTTTCTCTGGATCATAGATAACCTGAACCGCTTCATAATGACCTGTTTTACCAGATGAAACCTCTTCATAGGTGGGATTTTCCTTTTGACCACCTGTATAACCTGAAATAACATCAATAACACCTTCAATTTTATGGAAGG
Proteins encoded:
- the cmr1 gene encoding type III-B CRISPR module RAMP protein Cmr1; amino-acid sequence: MYKLILKCRVITPMFMAGGDGRTPELRPSEFKGMMRWWWRAIRAEEDIKKLREEECKIFGGTGEGMGKSKIKITVRPERISYGDNVRDEIMNYEGLKYL
- the cas3 gene encoding CRISPR-associated helicase Cas3', whose translation is MEEVNNFYINFFNFKCRYFQKELWEKINKNEFPLLIRASTGSGKTEAVLAPFLSQFIDKNFFIAPRLIYVLPMRVLVNSIAQRIKKYAERISPHITVEVQHGDLPNSPFFIADIVVTTLDQFLYGFARSSHQVGRHIDVPAGAIASSLVVFDEAHMYRDEFTFAIMRALMEILHKSNIPFIVMTATMPKSLEDSLFENIDIDEGRKIIGKIDLNSTLKITLCEEPLVRGNEVNFSDELLQKIKSKKTLIILNQVSRAQKVYEEIKKRLDLEENEIVLLHSQFTRKDREKHETRALSLMPHREDGKIIKPEGTGIVVSTQVLEAGIDFSAELLLTELAPADSLVQRAGRCARYEGEKGEMIIFHVEDDNGHLPYKKEHLEKTSEWLQNNSNFNIKNFNEVCSFVDATLDYKANDYEARDTLIDLYECVLYADSKPSNIQVREGKPITLVVVNLSIGEGRKKEERIKDAINKTNIRDNSISVDFRVGWRLLKDGVLKYKINFDQEKGLEIQEVKDKKKDKKKDISPFSYYLLESDYYDELKGVVPDAGYFI
- the msrA gene encoding peptide-methionine (S)-S-oxide reductase MsrA translates to MEKKFKLATFAGGCFWCMEEAFHKIEGVIDVISGYTGGQKENPTYEEVSSGKTGHYEAVQVIYDPEKISYQDLLEVFWSHIDPTDPEGQFADRGEQYKTAIFYHDEEQKFLAEKSKELLEKSGIFENPIVTEIKKFEKFYKAEDYHQDFYKKEPIRYCFYKYFSGREKFIWNVWREKLKNLKYKKDPRYKKPSKEELKKKLTELQYKVTQENYTEKPFENEYYKNDRPGIYVDIVSGEVLFSSLDQFDSGCGWPSFTKPLEEDNLIYKIDTSHNMVRVEVRSKHGDSHLGHLFDDGPAPTGLRYCINSASLRFIPLEDLEKEGYGEYKKIFEKTKK
- a CDS encoding CRISPR-associated endonuclease Cas3'', with the protein product MPGILFSAPGENYIEHIQRCEERFRLVYPLFKTTISRVIPHNHLEEAFMKMIFFHDLGKLTYKWQENLGTNKKLPSHAPIGAALLYKILPVNIREPLSFAVAIHHTDSGLLGDNIERPDVQAILEDIVDYEGNIIWHEETSKLDNNLFPDEAKNLIINDLKEMARGLRKWSRGCGLLEQHQRRMQVALAHHLLKLCDISAASERKEYQEKEGNDFYGGWLMVEKIEEYVENKKLFLGGINV
- a CDS encoding MarR family winged helix-turn-helix transcriptional regulator, with the protein product MTNLNELDTKIIYIFEKITNLSKVLFWNISKETGISPLGIQVILFLAENPAERALPSFISEELGVTRATLSEALKTLIKKELIKEEKSKKDKRYKFLKLTERGEKVLNKILSGYRGEISKGLKALKLRDKRELYTLLLKIISEFQDKNVIRISRMCINCANFVKNAFPDPVKKHLCKLTGKKLSDYDIKVKCDYSKPIF